The nucleotide window AGACTGAAAATGAGACCAGTATTCCTTGACAAGTTTCCTGAACAACGATTCTTCTCTCTTCATCAAGTTTGTTGGCTCGTCATACTCCGCCAGTTTTCCTGAAAGTACAGTCAGAGACTATCATTTCTTTGAAGAAATCAAGCAAGTGATTAAACATATTCTAActtttcttttatatgatttcaaGTTTGAAAATCAAGTACCACTCATTTTACATGTTATCATTTATGTGCCATACAAGATATTGTTTTCACTTTACACTCTTATACCTTGTCCTCAAATATCAACagaaaattatttatcatcaatgaaaaaaatgtttatgaggTTATGGATTAGTCTGAAAAGTgcttgttaaataaaataaaaggactataaaatagaaaagggaaaaagaaaaaagaaaaaaaaaacttaccatCACTGATTGAAAGAACCATAGTGCAATCCATCACAGTCGGTATCCTGTGAGCTACTGTGATCACCGTAGAATCTGCAAACTCAGTTCTAATGGTTTTCTGCAGAATCAGATCAGTTGAGTTATCAATCGATGCAGTTGCTTCATCGAGTACCAATATTCGACTTCTCCTTAAAAGCGCACGCCCCAAACAGAATAACTGCCTTTGTCCCATGCTCCAGTTTGATCCATCTTCAACAACTGCACACCAATTTTTCACCAATCACTAACTACTCTCTCTAGTCCTATTTTTATGAAACAAAAGACCAAAGAAATACAGTTAAAAGCTTTAATGCTAAATAAGTTTTCTAAAAATATCCTAACATTCACGGCGAAGATGATTTTTACGCAAATGTTCATATggaatttcaaaaaataatacacttaAAAAGTATACTTTTGTATGAAAGAAGTTCTTGTAGCATAGGTATAACAATTAAACATGAAAGTGTACCTGAGGAGTTTAAGCCCTCGTCTCTCTCTTGGACAACTTCTCGCAATTGACACTTTCCAAGAACCTTCATATTGTATAAGAATTATTCCACATTTTCTATTGAAAGAAAAGTTAAATAGGTCATAGTATATCTTACGTACCTCCCATATCTCTTGATCACTGTGTTGAGATAAAGGGTCCAAGTTATATCTGACTGTCCCGTTAAAAAGCGTAGGATCTTGAGGTATAATCCCAAAATGCGACCTCAAATCATGAAGGCCAATAGATGAGATGTCTATGCCATCAACCATAATGTTTCCTCCTGTTGGTTCCACAAGACGAAATAAAGCACTAATAAGAGTGGATTTCCCGCTGCCTGTTCTTCCGACAATACCAATCTTGTGACCTGCTTCAAATGTGCATGTGATACCATGAAGTACAAGTGGTCCGTCAGGCCTGTATCGTATCTAACATAGcatgaacaaaaaaattatgtcgtTAATTTGAGCTGCATTTTTTCGTAACATTATGCTTTGCATTTTGAAAATAAGTAACAATTACCTTCAAGTCATTTATTTCTACTTTGCCTGCAATTGGCCAGTTCAAAGGAGGGCGATTTCCTTCTACGATTTCTTTGGCCTCACTttgtatatgcatatattgatCTAGCCTCTCAACTGATATTATCTGATTTGCAAGAGTGCACtgacattgaattgaatttacTAAGTAAGAATTTAGTGCAAGGCCATAAGATAGAGCCATGCCAATAAATCCTGGAATGAAGGAAATTGAAATTTAGTTATTTGCATAACGAGAGTTGATGATAGTTTTTGAAGatagaagaaaataattagaatataattataataccGAAACAATGACATTTCGGATGTTAAAATAAGCAAATTCTCACCAGAGGTGAAAGTCCCTGATGGAAGTATAACCATGCAAAGTGCTGCAGAGGCAAGAACACCTGCACCAATTGTTTCTAACCGTTGGATCAACCACTCGTTTGAggcaaaattatgaaaaaatgcACTAGCATTAATGTCAATTAGATCAAGATTCTTCTGAAAGAAACGATCTTCCTCCTCAAAAGCCCTTATTGTCACTGCTCCGGCAACAGTTTCAGCTACATGATTAGCTAGAAAGGATTTCGTTGTGCCACTTATCCGCATCACTTCTTTTGCTGCGGTGAAGTAGTATCTCTGCTTAAAACACAAAATAATGTTTTATGGTATTTGCTTTCTGTTGAAGTTATTAGTTTGGATCAACCAAAGAATAGAATATGAGGAGATAAGATTGATGATAGATTCGATACAGAAAACTAAGCACTAACCACTATTTATAGAATGCAAAACTACTACAAGTAGGATAATAAGTTAGTAATATGAAGATTAATTACTAGAGATGATCTAGATAAGAAACTAATCATTTCCATAAATTTACCATGTCCATTAACTTAAAGAAGAATGAGAATTATATACCTGCAAGCGAACTGTAACGTAAACCATTGGTATCGCAACAATCAATACTTGCCAAGTTGCAACTCCTAAAACTGCAAGACTAGAATAAAAATTCATAGTGGTTCCAACCGCAAAAGTGAGGCTAAATGGGATGTCAAGATCCATAATGCTCAGATCAGATGAAACCTAAACAAGGAAGGagcatatatattattactttCTCATTTGAAATTAATAGCGAAGGTGATGATTGTTTAATATGCTTACCCTACTTAGTATCCTTCCCAATGGTGTAGCGTCATAAAAAGACATCGGTGCACGAAAGAGGGAGTTCATCAACTGTAGAAATAAGAATTTTGAGGATTGAAGACCCAAAGCAACTACAAATAGACTTCTAGTCAACATGAAAAATGCCGAAGAAGCTCCAAGTAGGAAGTAAACTAAAATCAACTGCAACGTGCTGACACGAGGATTGTCTACATTAGCAGCCATCCATGAGTTTTGCAATATCTGACAAACCAGAAAAATAAGGTGACCAAGGGAAGCCACGAAGAAGAATATATAGCCTTTCATCTGATTCAGATATTGTAAGTACGGCTTCAACCCTTTGtctcctttctctctttcttcttgcTTGATTAATTGATTTCCATTTGCTTCTTTACCCTTATTTTCTACTAAAGCTTGTGTAATCTTTATAGAAGCTTGAGAAAAAGTAGCATTTGCAAGCTGGTTTGAACCATCGGTAACCTTGTGAGCATTGACAAGGTCTTGGAATTCTTGGCTTGTCGTCAAAAGCTGCTGATATGGACCTTCTTGTAGGATTACCCCTTCTGACATTAACTAtacataaagtaaatattttaacaacctTAGGCAAATCAAGATAATAGCTGCAGTGGTCATATATCAACTTCTATGGTCTCCACAAGCACTTTTGAAGGTTGGTACAAATTTGAAGGTTGGtacaaatttataattattagtTACTTGTATCAAACATGACATAATCATTGCTttcaaatgaataaaattaccaaaacaaaatcaaatgctGGCAGAAAGTCGACTTGATGAGTCACGAGTAAGACGGTTTTCCCTTTGAGTCCTTCCATGATGTATTCCTGTTAAGTTTCAAAGAAATCATTTAGTAAAGAATAGCACTAGATACATACAAGTAGAATGTGAAATCATTACATTGAACAAACTTTTTGCCGTATGTGCATCAACAGCACTAAACGGATCATCCAAGAGATATATATCAGCGTTCTCATAAAGAGCACGAGCTAGTTGAATTCGCTGCTTCTGACCTCCGCTTAAATTAACTCCTCTCTCGCCTATTTCTGTGAGATCGCCATAGGGAAGTAACTCAAGGTCCTTTACCAATGATGACCTTTGAAGTGTTTCTTGATATCTTTGATCATCCAACTCCGatccaaacaaaatattttcccGTATTGTACCTGTTTGTATCCATGCTGTTTGAGAAACATATGCGAACTTCCCGTAAATATCAATCTGTAATTCAGATAAGAGAATCAATATTACAGGTAAGATTTCTGACGCATGAGAGAacgtgagaaaaaaaaaaattgagaatccATTCCCATATTACAACTGAAATGAAAGACtcgtaaactaaatttatatgatatgatattattGTGTATCCATTTAGACAATACAAAGTAGTTAGTGTATTAAACTGGTTTTTCCtatagaaaagaaataaaagctTACAGTTCCCTTTGTATTAGGAACCTCTCCAAGAATTGTTGCTAATACCGTTGATTTTCCTGAGCCAACTTCTCCACAAATAGCCACCTTTTGCCCACGTCTAACATCCAAGTTTATGTTTCTTAGTGTTGGCTTTGATGCATTACCTTCCCATGAAAAGTCGGCtgattttattaaaactgaGCCCCTGAGGTTGTCATTACAGATGATGTTATTGAAACTTTCACTCTTTAGTTCTGGTGCCTCAAGGAAATTACATATCCGAGCAAATGCAACTTTTGCTTGAATGATCACCGTAATAACATCCGGTATACCTGTAATTGGCACTTGAACAAGGCCTAATGTTGCCACAAAAGTGAAAACATTACTTGCATGCAAAGGAATTTTAAGGAAGTAACATGCTAGAAAAGAAGCAGCAGACACCAACACCGGTGAGCTccaaaagaggaagagaaggtATGCCCTACTTAATTGAACCGATGATATCAATTTGAGTTCTGCATTTCTCAACTTTTCTATAGCATTTTTAAAATGGTTTTCCCATGCATATAACTTGAGCACTTTCATATTCACAAGAGCCTCGGAACTAGCCTTCAATCTCTCGTCTTGTGCCACCATAAGTTCGCTCTGAAACTTGTTTTGTAACTTTGCTATTGGAGTGTTGCAAAGCACAGTCAGAACTATCACCACCATTGAAGCTATTGTTGCTAGTCCAATTGCTCGGTAAAGAATTACTAATGCAATACACAATTGAAGGATTGTCGTCCATGTCTGGTGAAACCAGAATGGAAATTCTCCAATTCTATAAGCATCCACAGTTATGTAATTCATTATCTCACCACTAGAGTGAATCAATCTAGCAGAATTGGATAGCCTTAGTATCTTTTTATAAATGTTTGCGGTAAGTAGTGATCTCACTTTCATCCCAACAAGTCTACATTGGAAATACCATTGTCTTTGTGATAAGGACTCTATGATCTTTATGAAGAAAAGTAATATAACCAATGCATAGCCTTCATATTTGAAACTTTCATTACCTTCAGAAACTAATATAAACGCATTCAGAAGTAGAGGGCCACAAGATATTGCAAGTACCTTGAGCAAAGCGAAGAATCCCGTTATCAGAATATCTCTCCTATGGCACAAAATTATTGTCCATAATACCGATGAGTGTCTTGATGCTTCATAGGCAAAATAACAATTTTCTGCTCGTTCAGACTCTTTTAACTTTGGGATATCGTCATCTTGAAGTGTTTTTTGTTGACCCCTTTTCATCAACGGATTCAACCACCAAAAAGATATCTTACTAAAGAATCCAGCTTTGGCAAATGGGGTGACATGACATTGAGAAATATCATTGAACTGGCTATTTAAGGGAGTATAAAGCCTTTCAGTAGTTTCTCTGTCAGCATCGCCGTCTTCACGTTTACATGCTTTGTAAGTGCAtaacagaagcaaagttgctccTGGAAAAGATATAACATCTAAAGCGGCTTTGAGAGACAATTCTCTGCTTCCAATTGCATACAAcattgataaaacacataatatacAAGCAACAATGAACATTACAATAGAAAACAGTAACAACCATGCTCGTGGAAGTTGTTTTATCCGAAGACTTATAGTTAAACTTACAAACAACCATGTTGAACCGTGAAAGAGTTCGAGTAACCACCAATTAATAGGAAAGGCATTGTGGTTTTTCCTTATCTTTTGTTCTAAGTCCCTAATTCCTAAGCATAAATGCAAGAAACCAAGAGAGCCGTTGGTTATGGAAGAAACTAGCTGCAAGTTTGAATATCTTACTAGACTCCAAAAGGGTCTCGAGGAAGAATTTTGGAACATGATGATTGTTAACATTATCACCATtaagaaatcaaagaaaatgaGCAAAAAATGATTAATGCACGAGGAGGGATCGGTCAATAACTTGAAATCATAACCGAAAAGATTTCCTCCATTCTCGGAACAAATAATGCTCCAATAATCCTCCATCTTCTTTTTTAGCTTCTTTTGCTGCTCAAACTCTGTCACATAAGGGGAAACAAAGCTATGTCTCTactgaaaaaaaatattccttaaaTTGTGGAGGTTAAtcaattatcatatatatacatagaaagaaagaaaaaaagtatacCTTACAATGTGAACTATTTGCTGTATAACATTTAGTCTGTAGAAACTATAGGTTGCATATGTGTTTCTGTGTACCTACTACACTGAAAAGTAGATGATTGCTGCAAACATCACAtttgaaaacaaagaaaagtttTGCAAAAAGCACTTTGCTTCATTATTAAAGTAAATATTAGATAACCTTTCAATCTGTCCAACAAGATCAATTTTCAGCTTTTTCACTCAAGGTTTGTTAACATATCCTTAATATATATGGAAAGATGAAACTAGAGTGT belongs to Medicago truncatula cultivar Jemalong A17 chromosome 6, MtrunA17r5.0-ANR, whole genome shotgun sequence and includes:
- the LOC25496031 gene encoding ABC transporter C family member 10 isoform X2; translated protein: MEDYWSIICSENGGNLFGYDFKLLTDPSSCINHFLLIFFDFLMVIMLTIIMFQNSSSRPFWSLVRYSNLQLVSSITNGSLGFLHLCLGIRDLEQKIRKNHNAFPINWWLLELFHGSTWLFVSLTISLRIKQLPRAWLLLFSIVMFIVACILCVLSMLYAIGSRELSLKAALDVISFPGATLLLLCTYKACKREDGDADRETTERLYTPLNSQFNDISQCHVTPFAKAGFFSKISFWWLNPLMKRGQQKTLQDDDIPKLKESERAENCYFAYEASRHSSVLWTIILCHRRDILITGFFALLKVLAISCGPLLLNAFILVSEGNESFKYEGYALVILLFFIKIIESLSQRQWYFQCRLVGMKVRSLLTANIYKKILRLSNSARLIHSSGEIMNYITVDAYRIGEFPFWFHQTWTTILQLCIALVILYRAIGLATIASMVVIVLTVLCNTPIAKLQNKFQSELMVAQDERLKASSEALVNMKVLKLYAWENHFKNAIEKLRNAELKLISSVQLSRAYLLFLFWSSPVLVSAASFLACYFLKIPLHASNVFTFVATLGLVQVPITGIPDVITVIIQAKVAFARICNFLEAPELKSESFNNIICNDNLRGSVLIKSADFSWEGNASKPTLRNINLDVRRGQKVAICGEVGSGKSTIDIYGKFAYVSQTAWIQTGTIRENILFGSELDDQRYQETLQRSSLVKDLELLPYGDLTEIGERGVNLSGGQKQRIQLARALYENADIYLLDDPFSAVDAHTAKSLFNEYIMEGLKGKTVLLVTHQVDFLPAFDFVLLMSEGVILQEGPYQQLLTTSQEFQDLVNAHKVTDGSNQLANATFSQASIKITQALVENKGKEANGNQLIKQEEREKGDKGLKPYLQYLNQMKGYIFFFVASLGHLIFLVCQILQNSWMAANVDNPRVSTLQLILVYFLLGASSAFFMLTRSLFVVALGLQSSKFLFLQLMNSLFRAPMSFYDATPLGRILSRVSSDLSIMDLDIPFSLTFAVGTTMNFYSSLAVLGVATWQVLIVAIPMVYVTVRLQRYYFTAAKEVMRISGTTKSFLANHVAETVAGAVTIRAFEEEDRFFQKNLDLIDINASAFFHNFASNEWLIQRLETIGAGVLASAALCMVILPSGTFTSGFIGMALSYGLALNSYLVNSIQCQCTLANQIISVERLDQYMHIQSEAKEIVEGNRPPLNWPIAGKVEINDLKIRYRPDGPLVLHGITCTFEAGHKIGIVGRTGSGKSTLISALFRLVEPTGGNIMVDGIDISSIGLHDLRSHFGIIPQDPTLFNGTVRYNLDPLSQHSDQEIWEVLGKCQLREVVQERDEGLNSSVVEDGSNWSMGQRQLFCLGRALLRRSRILVLDEATASIDNSTDLILQKTIRTEFADSTVITVAHRIPTVMDCTMVLSISDGKLAEYDEPTNLMKREESLFRKLVKEYWSHFQSPESH
- the LOC25496031 gene encoding ABC transporter C family member 10 isoform X1, with amino-acid sequence MEDYWSIICSENGGNLFGYDFKLLTDPSSCINHFLLIFFDFLMVIMLTIIMFQNSSSRPFWSLVRYSNLQLVSSITNGSLGFLHLCLGIRDLEQKIRKNHNAFPINWWLLELFHGSTWLFVSLTISLRIKQLPRAWLLLFSIVMFIVACILCVLSMLYAIGSRELSLKAALDVISFPGATLLLLCTYKACKREDGDADRETTERLYTPLNSQFNDISQCHVTPFAKAGFFSKISFWWLNPLMKRGQQKTLQDDDIPKLKESERAENCYFAYEASRHSSVLWTIILCHRRDILITGFFALLKVLAISCGPLLLNAFILVSEGNESFKYEGYALVILLFFIKIIESLSQRQWYFQCRLVGMKVRSLLTANIYKKILRLSNSARLIHSSGEIMNYITVDAYRIGEFPFWFHQTWTTILQLCIALVILYRAIGLATIASMVVIVLTVLCNTPIAKLQNKFQSELMVAQDERLKASSEALVNMKVLKLYAWENHFKNAIEKLRNAELKLISSVQLSRAYLLFLFWSSPVLVSAASFLACYFLKIPLHASNVFTFVATLGLVQVPITGIPDVITVIIQAKVAFARICNFLEAPELKSESFNNIICNDNLRGSVLIKSADFSWEGNASKPTLRNINLDVRRGQKVAICGEVGSGKSTVLATILGEVPNTKGTIDIYGKFAYVSQTAWIQTGTIRENILFGSELDDQRYQETLQRSSLVKDLELLPYGDLTEIGERGVNLSGGQKQRIQLARALYENADIYLLDDPFSAVDAHTAKSLFNEYIMEGLKGKTVLLVTHQVDFLPAFDFVLLMSEGVILQEGPYQQLLTTSQEFQDLVNAHKVTDGSNQLANATFSQASIKITQALVENKGKEANGNQLIKQEEREKGDKGLKPYLQYLNQMKGYIFFFVASLGHLIFLVCQILQNSWMAANVDNPRVSTLQLILVYFLLGASSAFFMLTRSLFVVALGLQSSKFLFLQLMNSLFRAPMSFYDATPLGRILSRVSSDLSIMDLDIPFSLTFAVGTTMNFYSSLAVLGVATWQVLIVAIPMVYVTVRLQRYYFTAAKEVMRISGTTKSFLANHVAETVAGAVTIRAFEEEDRFFQKNLDLIDINASAFFHNFASNEWLIQRLETIGAGVLASAALCMVILPSGTFTSGFIGMALSYGLALNSYLVNSIQCQCTLANQIISVERLDQYMHIQSEAKEIVEGNRPPLNWPIAGKVEINDLKIRYRPDGPLVLHGITCTFEAGHKIGIVGRTGSGKSTLISALFRLVEPTGGNIMVDGIDISSIGLHDLRSHFGIIPQDPTLFNGTVRYNLDPLSQHSDQEIWEVLGKCQLREVVQERDEGLNSSVVEDGSNWSMGQRQLFCLGRALLRRSRILVLDEATASIDNSTDLILQKTIRTEFADSTVITVAHRIPTVMDCTMVLSISDGKLAEYDEPTNLMKREESLFRKLVKEYWSHFQSPESH
- the LOC25496031 gene encoding ABC transporter C family member 10 isoform X4, with amino-acid sequence MKVRSLLTANIYKKILRLSNSARLIHSSGEIMNYITVDAYRIGEFPFWFHQTWTTILQLCIALVILYRAIGLATIASMVVIVLTVLCNTPIAKLQNKFQSELMVAQDERLKASSEALVNMKVLKLYAWENHFKNAIEKLRNAELKLISSVQLSRAYLLFLFWSSPVLVSAASFLACYFLKIPLHASNVFTFVATLGLVQVPITGIPDVITVIIQAKVAFARICNFLEAPELKSESFNNIICNDNLRGSVLIKSADFSWEGNASKPTLRNINLDVRRGQKVAICGEVGSGKSTVLATILGEVPNTKGTIDIYGKFAYVSQTAWIQTGTIRENILFGSELDDQRYQETLQRSSLVKDLELLPYGDLTEIGERGVNLSGGQKQRIQLARALYENADIYLLDDPFSAVDAHTAKSLFNEYIMEGLKGKTVLLVTHQVDFLPAFDFVLLMSEGVILQEGPYQQLLTTSQEFQDLVNAHKVTDGSNQLANATFSQASIKITQALVENKGKEANGNQLIKQEEREKGDKGLKPYLQYLNQMKGYIFFFVASLGHLIFLVCQILQNSWMAANVDNPRVSTLQLILVYFLLGASSAFFMLTRSLFVVALGLQSSKFLFLQLMNSLFRAPMSFYDATPLGRILSRVSSDLSIMDLDIPFSLTFAVGTTMNFYSSLAVLGVATWQVLIVAIPMVYVTVRLQRYYFTAAKEVMRISGTTKSFLANHVAETVAGAVTIRAFEEEDRFFQKNLDLIDINASAFFHNFASNEWLIQRLETIGAGVLASAALCMVILPSGTFTSGFIGMALSYGLALNSYLVNSIQCQCTLANQIISVERLDQYMHIQSEAKEIVEGNRPPLNWPIAGKVEINDLKIRYRPDGPLVLHGITCTFEAGHKIGIVGRTGSGKSTLISALFRLVEPTGGNIMVDGIDISSIGLHDLRSHFGIIPQDPTLFNGTVRYNLDPLSQHSDQEIWEVLGKCQLREVVQERDEGLNSSVVEDGSNWSMGQRQLFCLGRALLRRSRILVLDEATASIDNSTDLILQKTIRTEFADSTVITVAHRIPTVMDCTMVLSISDGKLAEYDEPTNLMKREESLFRKLVKEYWSHFQSPESH
- the LOC25496031 gene encoding ABC transporter C family member 10 isoform X3: MEDYWSIICSENGGNLFGYDFKLLTDPSSCINHFLLIFFDFLMVIMLTIIMFQNSSSRPFWSLVRYSNLQLVSSITNGSLGFLHLCLGIRDLEQKIRKNHNAFPINWWLLELFHGSTWLFVSLTISLRIKQLPRAWLLLFSIVMFIVACILCVLSMLYAIGSRELSLKAALDVISFPGATLLLLCTYKACKREDGDADRETTERLYTPLNSQFNDISQCHVTPFAKAGFFSKISFWWLNPLMKRGQQKTLQDDDIPKLKESERAENCYFAYEASRHSSVLWTIILCHRRDILITGFFALLKVLAISCGPLLLNAFILVSEGNESFKYEGYALVILLFFIKIIESLSQRQWYFQCRLVGMKVRSLLTANIYKKILRLSNSARLIHSSGEIMNYITVDAYRIGEFPFWFHQTWTTILQLCIALVILYRAIGLATIASMVVIVLTVLCNTPIAKLQNKFQSELMVAQDERLKASSEALVNMKVLKLYAWENHFKNAIEKLRNAELKLISSVQLSRAYLLFLFWSSPVLVSAASFLACYFLKIPLHASNVFTFVATLGLVQVPITGIPDVITVIIQAKVAFARICNFLEAPELKSESFNNIICNDNLRGSVLIKSADFSWEGNASKPTLRNINLDVRRGQKVAICGEVGSGKSTVLATILGEVPNTKGTIDIYGKFAYVSQTAWIQTGTIRENILFGSELDDQRYQETLQRSSLVKDLELLPYGDLTEIGERGVNLSGGQKQRIQLARALYENADIYLLDDPFSAVDAHTAKSLFNEYIMEGLKGKTVLLVTHQVDFLPAFDFVLLMSEGVILQEGPYQQLLTTSQEFQDLVNAHKVTDGSNQLANATFSQASIKITQALVENKGKEANGNQLIKQEEREKGDKGLKPYLQYLNQMKGYIFFFVASLGHLIFLVCQILQNSWMAANVDNPRVSTLQLILVYFLLGASSAFFMLTRSLFVVALGLQSSKFLFLQLMNSLFRAPMSFYDATPLGRILSRVSSDLSIMDLDIPFSLTFAVGTTMNFYSSLAVLGVATWQVLIVAIPMVYVTVRLQRYYFTAAKEVMRISGTTKSFLANHVAETVAGAVTIRAFEEEDRFFQKNLDLIDINASAFFHNFASNEWLIQRLETIGAGVLASAALCMVILPSGTFTSGFIGMALSYGLALNSYLVNSIQCQCTLANQIISVERLDQYMHIQSEAKEIVEGNRPPLNWPIAGKVEINDLKIRYRPDGPLVLHGITCTFEAGHKIGIVGRTGSGKSTLISALFRLVEPTGGNIMVDGIDISSIGLHDLRSHFGIIPQDPTLFNGTVRYNLDPLSQHSDQEIWEVLGKCQLREVVQERDEGLNSSGLERVVSDW